The following coding sequences lie in one Arachis ipaensis cultivar K30076 chromosome B05, Araip1.1, whole genome shotgun sequence genomic window:
- the LOC107644601 gene encoding DNA-binding protein RHL1 isoform X1, which translates to MARGKKKNVDEAEATDMDPSTNSEAIERKRLKALAFSTGILSDVPDGDAASVQLKPSSTVAKHHGKDIIKKSQRKSTRFLFSFPGLLAPIAGGKIGELTDLGTKNPILYLDFPQGQMKLFGTIVYPKNRYLTLQFSRGGKNVMCEDSFDNMIVFSDAWWIGRKDENPEEAKLEFPKELHEGQQAEYDFKGGAGANSAVNKAVHKTKIQCAESDSPMTPVDNDLSDSEMNSKDMKETVPVRHSGRITRKSYKFTELSSDDSSGASSPDLSEDEEKLGKSPCPVVVDIDNEDTTEVDQVREENKEHASGLKSKKVPRSASATANNEVVSSNNASLVQPTIGTLFKKAEEKKASTRKPQSSEVTGQKLQPGGSKRKIDQDAGTKKRARKTKDKTFDEHITVKSKGHKVEDDDDDDDDDDDDDDDDDDEFSNASEVIVPDTHGDDNDSDEDWTA; encoded by the exons ATGGCGCGCGGAAAGAAGAAGAACGTCGACGAAGCCGAAGCAACTGACATGGATCCCTCAACAAACTCTGAAGCCATAGAGCGCAAGAGGCTCAAGGCGTTGGCGTTCTCCACCGGCATTCTCTCCGACGTTCCCGACGGCGACGCCGCTTCCGTCCAACTGAAGCCGTCATCGACGGTGGCGAAGCACCACGGTAAGGACATCATCAAGAAGTCTCAGAGGAAGAGCACAAGGTTCCTCTTCTCGTTCCCCGGCCTCCTTGCTCCCATCGCCGGCGGTAAGATCGGCGAGCTCACGGATCTAGGAACGAAAAACCCTATTCTCTACCTCGATTTTCCGCAG GGCCAAATGAAGTTATTTGGTACTATTGTATATCCCAAGAACAGATACCTGACTTTACAGTTCTCCAGAGGTGGGAAGAATGTAATGTGCGAAGATTCTTTTGATAACATG ATTGTATTTTCGGATGCATGGTGGATTGGGAGGAAAGATGAGAATCCAGAAGAAGCTAAGCTGGAATTTCCTAAAGAATTGCATGAG GGACAGCAAGCTGAATATGACTTTAAAGGGGGTGCAGGTGCAAATTCTGCAGTTAATAAAGCTGTTCACAAAACCAAAATTCAATGTGCAGAATCAGATTCACCAATGACACCAGTTGACAATGATCTATCAGATAGTGAAATGAATTCAAAAGATATGAAGGAAACGGTCCCAGTCCGCCATTCAGGAAGAATTACAAGAAAATCATATAA ATTTACAGAACTTTCTTCTGATGATAGTTCTGGTGCAAGCAGCCCTGACCTTTCTGAAGATGAAGAAAAATTG GGAAAAAGTCCATGCCCTGTAGTTGTTGACATTGATAATGAGGATACAACCGAAGTGGATCAAGTCCGTGAGGAAAATAAAGAGCATGCTTCAGGCTTAAAATCTAAGAAAGTTCCTCGATCTGCTTCAGCCACTGCAAATAATGAAGTTGTGTCTAGTAACAATGCTTCACTTGTCCAGCCTACTATAGGCACATTATTCAAGAAAGCAGAAGAGAAG AAGGCTTCAACAAGGAAACCTCAATCATCTGAAG TTACTGGCCAGAAATTGCAGCCTGGTGGTTCAAAAAGAAAGATTGATCAG GATGCAGGAACCAAAAAACGGGCAAGGAAGACCAAGGACAAAACTTTCG ATGAACATATTACAGTAAAAAGCAAGGGGCATAAG gttgaagatgatgatgatgatgatgatgatgatgatgatgatgatgatgatgatgatgatgaattttcAAATGCTTCAGAGGTAATTGTTCCTGATACACATGGC gATGATAATGATAGCGATGAAGACTGGACTGCCTGA
- the LOC107644601 gene encoding DNA-binding protein RHL1 isoform X2 — translation MARGKKKNVDEAEATDMDPSTNSEAIERKRLKALAFSTGILSDVPDGDAASVQLKPSSTVAKHHGKDIIKKSQRKSTRFLFSFPGLLAPIAGGKIGELTDLGTKNPILYLDFPQGQMKLFGTIVYPKNRYLTLQFSRGGKNVMCEDSFDNMIVFSDAWWIGRKDENPEEAKLEFPKELHEGQQAEYDFKGGAGANSAVNKAVHKTKIQCAESDSPMTPVDNDLSDSEMNSKDMKETVPVRHSGRITRKSYKFTELSSDDSSGASSPDLSEDEEKLGKSPCPVVVDIDNEDTTEVDQVREENKEHASGLKSKKVPRSASATANNEVVSSNNASLVQPTIGTLFKKAEEKASTRKPQSSEVTGQKLQPGGSKRKIDQDAGTKKRARKTKDKTFDEHITVKSKGHKVEDDDDDDDDDDDDDDDDDDEFSNASEVIVPDTHGDDNDSDEDWTA, via the exons ATGGCGCGCGGAAAGAAGAAGAACGTCGACGAAGCCGAAGCAACTGACATGGATCCCTCAACAAACTCTGAAGCCATAGAGCGCAAGAGGCTCAAGGCGTTGGCGTTCTCCACCGGCATTCTCTCCGACGTTCCCGACGGCGACGCCGCTTCCGTCCAACTGAAGCCGTCATCGACGGTGGCGAAGCACCACGGTAAGGACATCATCAAGAAGTCTCAGAGGAAGAGCACAAGGTTCCTCTTCTCGTTCCCCGGCCTCCTTGCTCCCATCGCCGGCGGTAAGATCGGCGAGCTCACGGATCTAGGAACGAAAAACCCTATTCTCTACCTCGATTTTCCGCAG GGCCAAATGAAGTTATTTGGTACTATTGTATATCCCAAGAACAGATACCTGACTTTACAGTTCTCCAGAGGTGGGAAGAATGTAATGTGCGAAGATTCTTTTGATAACATG ATTGTATTTTCGGATGCATGGTGGATTGGGAGGAAAGATGAGAATCCAGAAGAAGCTAAGCTGGAATTTCCTAAAGAATTGCATGAG GGACAGCAAGCTGAATATGACTTTAAAGGGGGTGCAGGTGCAAATTCTGCAGTTAATAAAGCTGTTCACAAAACCAAAATTCAATGTGCAGAATCAGATTCACCAATGACACCAGTTGACAATGATCTATCAGATAGTGAAATGAATTCAAAAGATATGAAGGAAACGGTCCCAGTCCGCCATTCAGGAAGAATTACAAGAAAATCATATAA ATTTACAGAACTTTCTTCTGATGATAGTTCTGGTGCAAGCAGCCCTGACCTTTCTGAAGATGAAGAAAAATTG GGAAAAAGTCCATGCCCTGTAGTTGTTGACATTGATAATGAGGATACAACCGAAGTGGATCAAGTCCGTGAGGAAAATAAAGAGCATGCTTCAGGCTTAAAATCTAAGAAAGTTCCTCGATCTGCTTCAGCCACTGCAAATAATGAAGTTGTGTCTAGTAACAATGCTTCACTTGTCCAGCCTACTATAGGCACATTATTCAAGAAAGCAGAAGAGAAG GCTTCAACAAGGAAACCTCAATCATCTGAAG TTACTGGCCAGAAATTGCAGCCTGGTGGTTCAAAAAGAAAGATTGATCAG GATGCAGGAACCAAAAAACGGGCAAGGAAGACCAAGGACAAAACTTTCG ATGAACATATTACAGTAAAAAGCAAGGGGCATAAG gttgaagatgatgatgatgatgatgatgatgatgatgatgatgatgatgatgatgatgatgaattttcAAATGCTTCAGAGGTAATTGTTCCTGATACACATGGC gATGATAATGATAGCGATGAAGACTGGACTGCCTGA
- the LOC107644601 gene encoding DNA-binding protein RHL1 isoform X3, whose protein sequence is MARGKKKNVDEAEATDMDPSTNSEAIERKRLKALAFSTGILSDVPDGDAASVQLKPSSTVAKHHGKDIIKKSQRKSTRFLFSFPGLLAPIAGGKIGELTDLGTKNPILYLDFPQGQMKLFGTIVYPKNRYLTLQFSRGGKNVMCEDSFDNMIVFSDAWWIGRKDENPEEAKLEFPKELHEGQQAEYDFKGGAGANSAVNKAVHKTKIQCAESDSPMTPVDNDLSDSEMNSKDMKETVPVRHSGRITRKSYKFTELSSDDSSGASSPDLSEDEEKLGKSPCPVVVDIDNEDTTEVDQVREENKEHASGLKSKKVPRSASATANNEVVSSNNASLVQPTIGTLFKKAEEKKASTRKPQSSEVTGQKLQPGGSKRKIDQDAGTKKRARKTKDKTFDEHITVKSKGHKVEDDDDDDDDDDDDDDDDDDEFSNASEDDNDSDEDWTA, encoded by the exons ATGGCGCGCGGAAAGAAGAAGAACGTCGACGAAGCCGAAGCAACTGACATGGATCCCTCAACAAACTCTGAAGCCATAGAGCGCAAGAGGCTCAAGGCGTTGGCGTTCTCCACCGGCATTCTCTCCGACGTTCCCGACGGCGACGCCGCTTCCGTCCAACTGAAGCCGTCATCGACGGTGGCGAAGCACCACGGTAAGGACATCATCAAGAAGTCTCAGAGGAAGAGCACAAGGTTCCTCTTCTCGTTCCCCGGCCTCCTTGCTCCCATCGCCGGCGGTAAGATCGGCGAGCTCACGGATCTAGGAACGAAAAACCCTATTCTCTACCTCGATTTTCCGCAG GGCCAAATGAAGTTATTTGGTACTATTGTATATCCCAAGAACAGATACCTGACTTTACAGTTCTCCAGAGGTGGGAAGAATGTAATGTGCGAAGATTCTTTTGATAACATG ATTGTATTTTCGGATGCATGGTGGATTGGGAGGAAAGATGAGAATCCAGAAGAAGCTAAGCTGGAATTTCCTAAAGAATTGCATGAG GGACAGCAAGCTGAATATGACTTTAAAGGGGGTGCAGGTGCAAATTCTGCAGTTAATAAAGCTGTTCACAAAACCAAAATTCAATGTGCAGAATCAGATTCACCAATGACACCAGTTGACAATGATCTATCAGATAGTGAAATGAATTCAAAAGATATGAAGGAAACGGTCCCAGTCCGCCATTCAGGAAGAATTACAAGAAAATCATATAA ATTTACAGAACTTTCTTCTGATGATAGTTCTGGTGCAAGCAGCCCTGACCTTTCTGAAGATGAAGAAAAATTG GGAAAAAGTCCATGCCCTGTAGTTGTTGACATTGATAATGAGGATACAACCGAAGTGGATCAAGTCCGTGAGGAAAATAAAGAGCATGCTTCAGGCTTAAAATCTAAGAAAGTTCCTCGATCTGCTTCAGCCACTGCAAATAATGAAGTTGTGTCTAGTAACAATGCTTCACTTGTCCAGCCTACTATAGGCACATTATTCAAGAAAGCAGAAGAGAAG AAGGCTTCAACAAGGAAACCTCAATCATCTGAAG TTACTGGCCAGAAATTGCAGCCTGGTGGTTCAAAAAGAAAGATTGATCAG GATGCAGGAACCAAAAAACGGGCAAGGAAGACCAAGGACAAAACTTTCG ATGAACATATTACAGTAAAAAGCAAGGGGCATAAG gttgaagatgatgatgatgatgatgatgatgatgatgatgatgatgatgatgatgatgatgaattttcAAATGCTTCAGAG gATGATAATGATAGCGATGAAGACTGGACTGCCTGA